A genomic stretch from Sulfobacillus thermosulfidooxidans includes:
- a CDS encoding YlzJ-like family protein has product MLYTPLAMEDIFSSQTETPWMGEWWIDGRLCLVRRDADGYVRLERLLSTDPQDFLDNRFQPNRIVATILF; this is encoded by the coding sequence ATGTTATATACGCCGTTGGCGATGGAAGACATTTTTTCTTCTCAAACAGAGACTCCGTGGATGGGCGAATGGTGGATTGATGGGAGACTTTGTCTCGTACGCCGCGATGCCGACGGTTATGTGCGGCTAGAACGGCTACTATCCACCGATCCGCAAGACTTTTTAGACAACCGGTTTCAACCTAACCGCATTGTCGCGACTATTTTATTTTGA
- a CDS encoding ClpP family protease: MTEPAKKKRQNPAENIQELGTTKVPTAKSRIHTMVIIGQIEGHVVLPSQNKTTKYEHVIPQLVAIEESKDIKGLLLILNTVGGDVEAGLALAEMIASLSKPSVSLVLGGGHSIGVPVSVATTYSFIAPTATMTIHPIRMNGLVIGVPQTYEYLDKMQDRVVNFVTNHSHISESHFRELMFRTGELARDIGTVLVGKDAVDAGLIDEVGGIDQALRHLNMLIDAKSSRSVRKARTEKKDDKDGTEKPEKREVH, from the coding sequence GTGACAGAACCGGCCAAGAAAAAACGACAAAATCCCGCTGAAAATATTCAGGAACTGGGTACGACCAAAGTTCCTACAGCCAAGTCTCGAATCCATACTATGGTGATCATTGGCCAAATTGAAGGACATGTCGTTTTGCCTTCGCAAAATAAGACCACAAAATATGAACATGTGATCCCGCAATTGGTCGCTATTGAAGAAAGCAAGGATATCAAAGGTCTTCTCTTGATTTTAAACACGGTCGGCGGTGATGTGGAAGCTGGTCTAGCGCTGGCGGAGATGATTGCCAGCCTCTCTAAGCCGTCGGTGTCTTTGGTTTTAGGGGGTGGGCATTCCATTGGCGTGCCGGTGTCGGTGGCTACGACCTATAGTTTTATTGCTCCAACCGCGACCATGACGATTCATCCTATTCGCATGAATGGGTTGGTAATTGGAGTACCACAAACCTATGAGTATTTGGACAAAATGCAAGATCGGGTGGTGAATTTCGTCACCAACCATTCGCACATTTCAGAGAGCCATTTCCGGGAACTTATGTTTCGCACAGGTGAATTGGCCCGGGATATTGGCACTGTTTTGGTTGGCAAAGATGCTGTAGATGCCGGACTAATCGATGAAGTAGGAGGAATCGATCAGGCTCTTCGGCATCTTAACATGCTTATTGATGCAAAAAGTTCCCGGTCGGTCCGTAAGGCACGCACCGAGAAAAAAGATGATAAGGACGGCACCGAGAAACCAGAAAAACGGGAGGTTCACTAA